Proteins from a single region of Rana temporaria chromosome 5, aRanTem1.1, whole genome shotgun sequence:
- the LOC120940826 gene encoding secreted RxLR effector protein 161-like: METNYLKELNNSINPLQNDSQFRRAMGKLLYIATVARPDIATAVGFLCRKVSQPTQMDWNAAKRIIRYLKGTIDFKLKLSSTGKSGLTGYVDADWAGDPSDRKSTSGHLFLFKDGLISWTTRKQSTVTLSSTEAEYVAASQAGQEVIWLRQLLEDLDQNQKESTPIYEDNQGCIALAQTERINPRTKHIDVRYHFLRDLQEQGQMDLRYCPTEEMLADILTKPLPAKRHVDLARRIGLSN; this comes from the coding sequence ATGGAGACAAATTATCTTAAAGAATTAAACAACTCAATTAACCCCTTGCAAAATGACTCACAATTCAGAAGGGCAATGGGGAAGTTACTATACATTGCTACAGTGGCAAGGCCTGACATAGCTACAGCAGTGGGATTCTTATGCAGAAAAGTATCCCAGCCAACCCAGATGGACTGGAACGCAGCAAAAAGGATCATACGCTATTTGAAGGGAACAATAGACTTTAAACTGAAACTTTCATCAACAGGGAAGAGTGGTCTGACTGGATATGTGGATGCAGACTGGGCAGGTGACCCCAGTGATCGGAAATCCACCAGTGGACATCTGTTTCTATTTAAAGACGGCCTGATCAGCTGGACCACCAGAAAACAGTCCACAGTGACACTGTCCTCCACCGAAGCAGAATATGTGGCCGCATCACAAGCAGGGCAAGAGGTAATCTGGTTGAGACAATTGCTGGAAGATCTAGATCAGAACCAGAAAGAGTCCACGCCCATCtatgaggacaatcaaggatgtatagcactcgcacagacagagcggataaacccgagaaccaaacacatagacGTGAGATATCACTTCTTAAGAGACTTGCAAGAGCAAGGACAGATGGATCTACGATACTGTCCCACTGAGGAAATGTTAGCAGACATCCTTACTAAGCCTTTGCCTGCAAAGAGACATGTGGATCTAGCAAGAAGAATCGGTTTGTCTAATTAA